The Argopecten irradians isolate NY chromosome 6, Ai_NY, whole genome shotgun sequence genome has a window encoding:
- the LOC138324776 gene encoding phosphatidylinositol 3-kinase regulatory subunit gamma-like isoform X2 — MAALNIYRYAQLFRDRNINGAMLEDMDEDKLKELGIKDSFHKKSIMVAIDELCGRETEPSNGPVYPSDPMEAASCGASSEHRFAEYSFSSMQRCHLCDKFLYGLVRQGLQCRECGMCSHRYCSSSRTSECNVPKIDRLRRPSFTQNSSFGAELGEEVSKCHLEAPWIIVKCTEVIEKWCVDHKSEALSVYRIFAKTEEINDIKAELNLVNDPTQVNLARFNVHCVAGALKKYLRELPNPVIPVDMYDAFMAVAQQREHGSSDITKNLMELITALPGPHHSTLRFLMEHFIRLWKIQHESEVDDGLDKLSHVFCHILLRPPWEKIIEIVDNTKYHIDIFEELLKNGVWGEAPPPSPPTRPPRPQSPIISSEHLSVMSAEERLKEAEWYWGNLSREEVNELLRDKPDGTFLVRDSATQGDYTLTIRKGGTNKLIKIYHSSDGKFGFVEPLTFNSVVELIQHYCNISLSIYNRTLDTKLLYPVSKNKTAELDTDSLKEECKKLQRINTEYLTKMHEYDTHYEEHSKLSQELQLKHQALDAFKETVAVFEEQMELHRKHQRDVSLHDIQKLHENYELLKSRCQSIYESKEKLEIEINRKTSLNRTLISDMNSLRPEIKRLHKQREQVKKFLLDQGEQPESIDNILLENDRDPLLNEKNWFVNDCVRDQAERLLAGTKDGTFLVRPKENVHVLSIMCNGKVGHCIIGNNEGRYGFADGFYKFHDVKDLVLHYHKESLREHNNDLDTKLIYPVHCQTTGAQGQGPSDIYLKMRPTTS; from the exons ATGGCCGCGCTCAACATCTACCGCTATGCTCAACTGTTTAGGGATCGCAATATAAACGGTGCAATGTTGGAAGACATGGATGAAGACAAACTCAAA GAACTGGGAATCAAAGATAGCTTCCACAAGAAGTCTATCATGGTGGCCATCGACGAACTTTGTGGACGAGAAACAGAACCTAGCAAC GGTCCCGTCTACCCCTCTGACCCCATGGAAG CTGCAAGCTGCGGAGCTTCATCAGAACATCGCTTTGCTGAGTATAGCTTTTCTTCAATGCAAAGATGTCATCTTTGCGACAAGTTTCTTTATGGACTTGTGCGCCAAGGATTGCAATGTCGGG AGTGTGGTATGTGCTCCCATCGTTACTGCTCATCGTCCAGAACTTCAGAATGCAATGTGCCAAAGATAGACCGCTTGAGGAGACCCAGTTTCACACAAA ATTCCTCGTTTGGGGCGGAATTAGGAGAGGAAGTGAGTAAGTGTCATTTAGAGGCACCCTGGATAATTGTCAAGTGTACAGAGGTGATCGAGAAGTGGTGTGTCGATCATA AATCTGAAGCACTAAGTGTTTATAGAATTTTTGCCAAGACGGAGGAAATCAATGACATCAAGGCTGAATTAAATCTAG TTAATGATCCTACACAAGTAAATCTAGCTCGGTTTAACGTGCACTGTGTTGCTGGTGCGTTAAAGAAGTACCTCCGTGAGCTTCCAAACCCAGTCATCCCCGTCGACATGTACGACGCTTTCATGGCTGTTGCACAGCAACGCGAACATGGATCATCGGACATTACTAAGAACTTGATGGAGTTGATCACGGCACTTCCGGGTCCTCACCACTCCACGCTGCGATTCCTGATGGAACACTTTATCCGGTTATGGAAGATCCAACACGAGTCTGAGGTGGATGACGGCCTTGACAAACTGTCCCATGTATTCTGTCACATACTGCTTCGCCCACCCTGGGAGAAAATCAT TGAAATTGTGGACAACACAAAGTACCATATAGATATCTTTGAGGAGCTTCTAAAGAACGGAGTTTGGGGCGAGGCACCTCCTCCGTCACCGCCAACTCGACCACCCCGCCCACAGTCCCCGATCATTTCCTCCGAACATTTGTCCGTCATGTCGGCTGAGGAGCGACTAAAGGAAGCAGAGTGGTACTGGGGAAACTTATCGCGTGAGGAAGTGAATGAACTATTAAGAGACAAGCCCGATGGAACGTTTCTGGTGCGCGATTCTGCTACACAAGGAGACTATACGTTAACGATACGAAAGGGTGGTACTAACAAActtatcaaaatttatcataGTTCTGACGGCAAATTTGGCTTCGTGGAACCATTAACTTTCAATTCTGTTGTGGAACTTATTCAGCACTATTGTAATATCTCGCTGTCCATTTACAACCGAACACTCGACACTAAGCTCCTGTACCCCGTGTCCAAGAACAAGACAGCG GAGTTGGATACAGACAGTCTGAAAGAAGAATGTAAGAAACTGCAGAGGATCAACACAGAATATTTAACGAAGATGCACGAATATGATACGCATTACGAAGAGCACTCAAAGTTATCTCAGGAACTCCAGCTCAAACATCAGGCGTTAGACGCCTTCAAGGAGACCGTCGCTGTGTTCGAGGAACAGATGGAACTTCACAGAAAACACCAGCGAGATGTGTCGCTTCACGATATCCAAAA ATTACACGAAAACTACGAGCTGTTGAAAAGCCGATGTCAAAGTATTTATGAAAGTAAAGAAAAATTAGAAATTGAGATAAACAGAAAAACATCTCTAAATAGAACACTTATCAGTGATATGAACAGTTTACGACCAGAAATTAAACGACTTCATAAACAAAGAGAACAAGTAAAGAAGTTCCTTCTGGACCAAGGAGAACAGCCAGAATCTATAGACAATATTCTTCTGGAAAACGACAG GGACCCGCTACTCAATGAGAAAAACTGGTTTGTGAATGACTGTGTGCGGGATCAAGCGGAGCGTCTACTTGCTGGTACAAAGGATGGAACATTCCTTGTTCGACCAAAGGAGAACGTCCATGTCTTGTCAATTAT GTGCAATGGAAAAGTAGGTCACTGCATCATTGGAAACAATGAAGGTCGTTACGGTTTCGCCGATGGCTTTTACAAGTTTCACGACGTGAAGGACCTAGTGCTACACTACCATAAAGAATCTCTGAGGGAACACAATAATGATTTGGACACTAAACTTATCTACCCTGTGCACTGTCAGACCACTGGTGCTCAGGGTCAAGGTCCCTCTGACATATACCTCAAAATGCGACCAACGACGTCTTAG